In the genome of Candidatus Palauibacter scopulicola, one region contains:
- a CDS encoding tetratricopeptide repeat protein — protein sequence MMALRALGRRYGLATAVLAFASVTAPASATGFPAPQDAVPASAPADRFQAGNSLYQAGDHEGAIEAWLGLYEDGFESGELHYNIGNAYFRLGELGRAILFYERASVALPRDESVRTNLELARSMTADQITPLPGFWVPRLVTWAVQLVPRGWLIAILALGYLGLASILLYRLLSTGPPRWTRHAAIAAAALTVVVGTNLLIRDFGIGRAERGVILQTEAAVQSAPSDDPSLQLFTIHEGAVVRIDRRSSDWLEIVLEDGKVGWVRAGDLETI from the coding sequence ATGATGGCCCTTCGAGCCCTCGGGCGCCGGTACGGGCTGGCAACCGCCGTGCTCGCTTTCGCCTCGGTCACCGCTCCGGCTTCAGCGACCGGGTTCCCCGCCCCCCAGGATGCCGTGCCCGCCTCGGCTCCCGCCGACCGGTTCCAGGCGGGGAACAGCCTCTACCAGGCCGGAGACCATGAGGGAGCGATCGAGGCCTGGCTCGGGCTGTACGAGGACGGGTTCGAGAGCGGCGAACTCCACTACAACATCGGCAACGCCTACTTCAGGCTCGGCGAACTGGGCCGGGCGATCCTCTTCTACGAGCGCGCCAGCGTCGCACTGCCCCGGGATGAGAGCGTGCGCACGAACCTGGAACTCGCGCGCTCCATGACCGCCGACCAGATCACGCCGCTTCCCGGATTCTGGGTGCCCCGCCTCGTCACGTGGGCGGTGCAACTCGTGCCGCGCGGGTGGCTCATCGCGATCCTGGCGCTGGGCTACCTGGGGCTGGCGTCCATCCTGCTCTACCGGCTGCTCTCCACCGGGCCGCCGCGCTGGACCCGCCACGCCGCCATCGCCGCCGCCGCGCTCACCGTCGTTGTCGGCACGAACCTCCTGATCCGCGACTTCGGCATCGGGCGCGCGGAACGCGGGGTGATCCTGCAGACGGAGGCCGCCGTTCAGAGCGCGCCCTCCGACGATCCTTCGCTGCAGTTGTTCACGATCCACGAGGGGGCCGTCGTCCGGATCGACCGGAGATCGAGCGACTGGCTCGAGATCGTGCTGGAAGACGGCAAGGTGGGCTGGGTACGAGCCGGAGACCTCGAAACGATCTAG
- a CDS encoding tetratricopeptide repeat protein, with amino-acid sequence MCGGMGRLWLPAVTAMLAAAAAAPADIRAQAGRAETREGNRLYEEGRFAEAHEKYLEALLEAPDSPVIRFNDGNALYQGENYEPALESFRAAVESGDPELAAAAWYNLGNTLYRQGALPESLEAFKQALRADPADADAKHNLERVLEQMQEQEQQQQQEQQQGDGENDEGDDEENEDEGEPPPEGGEQNPDPEQDPEQNQDPQNQPNPGQEPDESEPQPQEGTPPPGEMTREEAERLLSAIQEDQDEVNRQPRTPTRGTRPRRDW; translated from the coding sequence ATGTGCGGCGGCATGGGGCGGCTGTGGCTGCCCGCGGTCACCGCGATGCTTGCGGCTGCGGCCGCGGCTCCGGCTGACATCCGCGCGCAGGCGGGACGCGCGGAGACGCGCGAGGGGAACCGCCTCTACGAGGAGGGACGTTTCGCCGAGGCGCACGAGAAGTACCTGGAGGCGCTCCTCGAGGCCCCCGACTCCCCCGTCATCCGTTTCAACGATGGGAACGCGCTCTACCAGGGCGAGAACTACGAGCCCGCGCTGGAGTCCTTCCGCGCCGCGGTGGAGAGCGGGGACCCGGAGCTGGCGGCCGCCGCATGGTACAACCTCGGGAACACGCTCTACCGGCAGGGAGCGCTGCCCGAGAGCCTGGAGGCCTTCAAGCAGGCGCTGCGGGCCGACCCGGCCGACGCCGACGCCAAGCACAACCTCGAGCGCGTCCTCGAACAGATGCAGGAGCAGGAGCAACAGCAGCAGCAAGAGCAGCAGCAGGGCGACGGAGAGAACGACGAGGGGGACGACGAAGAAAACGAAGACGAGGGCGAGCCGCCACCGGAGGGCGGCGAGCAGAACCCGGATCCCGAACAGGACCCGGAGCAGAACCAGGATCCGCAGAACCAGCCGAATCCCGGGCAGGAGCCGGACGAATCGGAGCCGCAGCCGCAGGAGGGAACGCCGCCTCCGGGCGAGATGACAAGAGAGGAGGCCGAGCGGCTCCTGAGCGCGATCCAGGAGGACCAGGATGAAGTGAACCGCCAGCCGCGCACGCCGACGCGCGGCACGAGGCCGCGCAGGGACTGGTGA
- a CDS encoding VWA domain-containing protein codes for MFRFGFITALFGLALIPLAAGLMWRGSAHRRRALARFGDLALVRQLSRSVNRRARAWKAVGLLAVLGLSAVALARPQFGSRVETVRREGMDIVVALDLSTSMLAEDLAPNRLQRSKLEIQRLIERLDGDRIGLIAFAGQAFVQSPLTSDYGAARLFLNAMDTDLVPVQGTDLGVALELALDAFSDAPVEERIIIVVTDGEDHEGGIEPAVDRALEAGVTIHTVGVGSTDGVPIPEYDAAGRPAGFKRDEAGAVVTTRLDETTLREIATRTGGQLYRSTPEASELTALIEEVSELGGREIDAREVTQYEEQFQIFLGAAILLLFLEGLWTDRKKTVRVWRGRFS; via the coding sequence GTGTTCCGCTTCGGGTTCATCACGGCGCTCTTCGGTCTCGCGCTCATCCCGCTGGCCGCCGGGCTGATGTGGCGCGGCTCGGCGCACCGGCGCCGGGCGCTGGCCCGCTTCGGCGATCTCGCGCTCGTGCGCCAGTTGAGCCGGAGCGTGAACCGGCGGGCCCGGGCCTGGAAGGCCGTCGGACTCCTCGCCGTGCTCGGCCTTTCCGCCGTAGCCCTGGCCCGTCCGCAGTTCGGCTCGCGCGTGGAGACCGTCCGCCGCGAGGGGATGGACATCGTCGTCGCCCTCGATCTCTCCACCTCGATGCTGGCGGAGGACCTCGCGCCCAACCGCCTGCAGCGCTCGAAGCTCGAAATCCAGCGCCTCATCGAGCGGCTGGACGGAGACCGCATCGGCCTCATCGCCTTTGCCGGCCAGGCCTTTGTCCAGAGCCCGCTGACCTCGGACTACGGGGCCGCGCGTCTCTTCCTCAACGCCATGGACACGGACCTCGTGCCCGTGCAGGGAACGGACCTCGGCGTAGCGCTCGAACTCGCGCTCGACGCCTTCTCCGACGCGCCGGTGGAGGAACGCATCATCATCGTCGTCACCGATGGCGAAGACCACGAGGGGGGCATCGAGCCGGCCGTGGATCGCGCGCTCGAGGCCGGGGTGACGATCCACACGGTCGGCGTGGGTTCGACGGACGGCGTCCCCATTCCCGAGTACGACGCGGCGGGCCGGCCGGCCGGGTTCAAGCGCGATGAGGCGGGGGCCGTCGTCACGACCCGGCTCGACGAGACGACGTTGCGGGAGATCGCGACGCGAACGGGGGGACAGCTCTACCGCAGCACCCCCGAAGCGAGCGAGTTGACGGCACTCATCGAAGAAGTGTCGGAGCTGGGCGGACGGGAGATCGACGCGCGCGAGGTCACCCAGTACGAGGAGCAGTTCCAGATATTCCTCGGGGCTGCGATTCTCCTATTGTTCCTGGAAGGCCTGTGGACGGATCGGAAGAAGACGGTGAGGGTCTGGAGAGGGAGGTTTTCGTGA
- a CDS encoding VWA domain-containing protein: MIHRFADPAFLLLLPLLVPALAYRHLAKGGRRAGALRYPDLTLLRRSGADRTGRLRHVPLALRLLALSALIVAFARPQSASTSEDVSTEGIDIVMALDISSSMLAQDLAPNRLEAAREVAADFVERRRNDRIGLVVFAGQAFTQAPLTIDHPAVSAVMAELEVGMVEDGTAIGLGLATALKRLESSQAESRIIVLLTDGRNNRGEIDPATAAQMARALGVRVYTIGAGSRGTAPVPVDDPVFGRRLVSIPVDVDEPTLTEVAEVTGGRYFRATDRESLERIYEEIDALETTEIDVQSFTRYGELFHFPLAAGLGLLLLEIGLAQTVLRRLP, translated from the coding sequence ATGATCCACCGGTTTGCGGATCCCGCGTTTCTCCTGCTCCTGCCACTCCTCGTCCCGGCGCTCGCGTACCGGCACCTGGCGAAGGGAGGGCGCCGGGCGGGTGCCCTGCGCTATCCGGATCTCACGCTCCTCCGCCGGTCGGGGGCCGACCGCACCGGCCGCCTGCGCCATGTGCCGCTGGCGCTGCGACTTCTCGCGCTCAGCGCGCTCATCGTCGCCTTCGCCCGTCCTCAGTCCGCCTCGACGAGCGAGGACGTGTCGACCGAGGGCATCGACATCGTCATGGCCCTCGACATCTCCAGTTCCATGCTCGCGCAGGACCTGGCGCCCAACCGGCTGGAGGCGGCCAGGGAGGTCGCGGCGGACTTCGTCGAGCGCCGCCGCAACGACCGCATCGGACTCGTCGTGTTCGCCGGCCAGGCATTCACCCAGGCCCCGCTGACGATCGATCACCCGGCCGTCTCCGCCGTCATGGCCGAACTGGAGGTGGGGATGGTCGAGGATGGGACCGCGATCGGTCTCGGGCTCGCGACGGCGCTCAAGCGGCTGGAGTCCAGCCAGGCCGAATCGCGGATCATCGTGCTCCTCACCGACGGCCGGAACAACCGCGGCGAGATCGATCCGGCGACCGCCGCTCAAATGGCGCGGGCGCTGGGGGTCAGGGTGTACACGATCGGGGCCGGTTCGCGGGGGACGGCCCCGGTTCCCGTCGACGATCCGGTGTTCGGGCGGCGCCTCGTCTCGATTCCGGTGGATGTCGACGAACCGACCCTCACGGAGGTCGCCGAAGTCACCGGAGGCCGCTACTTCCGGGCCACGGACCGCGAGAGTCTCGAACGGATCTACGAGGAAATCGACGCCCTCGAGACGACCGAGATCGACGTGCAGAGCTTCACGCGGTACGGCGAACTCTTCCACTTCCCGCTCGCGGCGGGACTCGGACTGCTGCTGCTCGAGATCGGCCTCGCGCAGACGGTCCTGAGAAGGCTGCCGTAG
- a CDS encoding BatD family protein has protein sequence MRRGGLPARHGRPATGVALGSLMACLLGPGSLSGQGVTASAHLDRGEVGVGQTFTLNVVLEGVQRFDQDPALPDMGGFAAFLSSGTQSSVRIVNGQTTVSLTVQYRFQATMEGTFEIGPVTVEAGGETLATEPLSLRVSSAPPPTPGAGGAPAGQPSDPGTIGPDDLFIVAEPDKRRVRENEPVIVEYRLFTRVNVSSYGVTRLPGTAGFWVEEFELPQQPEVEQIVRDEVAYATAVIRKVALYPTGPGTKTLEPLAIEAQVRVQRRSRDPFDDVFGGFFNRSSLFGDVLAAGAASRPVEIEVLPLPAEGRPADFTGLVGDLAVASSVDRDSLAANEAATLRVEVSGSGNLKALAPPELAFPPTVEAFPPEVSDRLRTADSGVSGTRTWEYVLIPRAPGVLTIPGVDMGYYDAAEDRYEIASAAPVELRVTGRAVEDALPGARARGSVEALRSDIRFIRMDTPRFRRRGETLFDRAWFWVVALAPVGMVAGAAGLRRRRDRLAGDQAYARDRRAARVAKKRLARAAGLAGGDDARAFYAETAQALEGFVADKLDTSAAGMIRDDLRAALLRRGAREPAVEEYFAVLEACDRQRFAPVGAEIEERKAFLARAESVLSALAGELR, from the coding sequence ATGCGACGCGGTGGACTCCCGGCCCGCCACGGGCGTCCGGCCACGGGCGTCGCGCTCGGCTCGCTCATGGCCTGCCTTCTGGGTCCGGGGTCACTCTCCGGGCAGGGTGTCACGGCCTCCGCGCACCTCGACCGCGGGGAGGTCGGGGTGGGGCAGACCTTCACCCTCAACGTCGTCCTGGAGGGCGTCCAGCGCTTCGACCAGGACCCGGCCCTTCCGGACATGGGCGGCTTCGCCGCCTTCCTCAGCAGCGGGACCCAGAGTTCGGTCCGGATCGTGAACGGCCAGACGACCGTCTCGCTCACGGTGCAGTACCGTTTCCAGGCGACGATGGAGGGGACGTTCGAGATCGGGCCGGTGACGGTCGAGGCGGGGGGCGAGACGCTTGCGACGGAGCCATTGAGCCTGCGCGTGTCGTCGGCTCCTCCGCCGACACCTGGCGCGGGGGGCGCGCCCGCGGGGCAGCCCTCCGATCCGGGAACCATCGGCCCGGACGACCTCTTCATCGTGGCCGAGCCGGACAAGCGCCGCGTGCGGGAGAACGAGCCGGTCATCGTCGAATACCGGCTCTTCACGCGCGTCAACGTGAGTTCCTACGGGGTCACGCGGCTCCCCGGCACGGCGGGCTTCTGGGTCGAGGAGTTCGAACTCCCGCAGCAGCCGGAGGTCGAGCAGATCGTGCGCGACGAGGTCGCGTACGCCACCGCGGTGATTCGGAAGGTGGCCCTGTACCCGACGGGGCCGGGCACAAAGACGCTCGAACCGCTCGCGATCGAGGCGCAGGTCCGCGTGCAGCGGCGGTCACGCGATCCGTTCGACGATGTGTTCGGGGGGTTCTTCAACCGGAGTTCCCTGTTCGGAGACGTCTTGGCGGCGGGCGCCGCTTCCCGTCCGGTCGAGATCGAAGTGCTCCCCCTCCCCGCCGAGGGCCGGCCCGCGGACTTCACGGGTCTCGTGGGGGATCTGGCGGTCGCGAGTTCCGTCGACCGGGACAGCCTGGCCGCGAACGAGGCGGCCACGCTGCGGGTGGAGGTGTCGGGCTCCGGCAACCTGAAGGCGCTGGCGCCGCCGGAACTCGCCTTCCCGCCGACCGTGGAGGCCTTTCCGCCCGAGGTGTCGGATCGTCTGCGGACCGCCGACTCGGGCGTCTCCGGGACGCGGACCTGGGAGTACGTCCTCATCCCGCGGGCGCCCGGCGTGCTGACGATACCGGGCGTCGACATGGGGTACTACGACGCAGCGGAGGACCGGTACGAGATCGCTTCGGCGGCGCCGGTCGAGTTGCGGGTCACGGGCCGGGCCGTCGAGGACGCGCTGCCGGGAGCACGCGCGCGCGGCTCCGTCGAGGCGCTGCGCTCGGACATCCGCTTCATCCGGATGGACACGCCGCGCTTCCGCCGCCGGGGTGAGACGCTGTTCGACCGGGCATGGTTCTGGGTCGTCGCGCTTGCGCCCGTCGGCATGGTCGCGGGCGCGGCCGGGCTGCGCCGCCGCCGCGACCGGCTCGCCGGCGACCAGGCCTACGCCCGCGACCGCCGGGCCGCCCGCGTGGCGAAGAAGCGCCTCGCCCGGGCGGCGGGGCTCGCGGGGGGCGACGATGCGCGCGCCTTCTACGCCGAGACCGCCCAGGCGCTGGAGGGGTTCGTGGCCGACAAGCTCGACACCTCCGCCGCCGGGATGATCCGCGACGACCTGCGCGCCGCTCTGCTCCGCCGCGGCGCCCGCGAGCCCGCCGTCGAAGAGTATTTCGCCGTACTCGAAGCCTGCGACCGGCAGCGGTTCGCCCCGGTCGGCGCCGAGATCGAGGAACGCAAGGCCTTTCTGGCCCGCGCCGAGTCCGTGCTGTCCGCCCTCGCGGGAGAACTCCGATGA
- a CDS encoding DUF58 domain-containing protein, which translates to MIPREILRKVRRIEITTRGLVDQVFSGEYHSVFKGRGINFAEVREYDYGDDIRTIDWNVTARTGTPHVKIFEEERELTVMLLVDVSASGDFGTRERMKGDLAVEVCSLLAFSAIKNNDKVGLIIFSDRVEKFVPPRKGRRHVLRVLREMLYHEPQGRATDLGAALEYLSRIIRRRAVVFVVSDFVSKPFEKALGVAGRRHDVVALRVRDRRESELPPIGLVELEDAETGERLVVDTSNRAFRAAFANRGEEARAGQDRTFRRSKVDVVDLSPGRPYLRPLMRFFEERGRRV; encoded by the coding sequence ATGATTCCGCGGGAGATCCTCCGGAAGGTGCGCCGCATCGAGATCACGACGCGGGGGCTCGTGGACCAGGTGTTCTCGGGCGAGTACCACTCCGTGTTCAAGGGACGCGGCATCAACTTCGCCGAGGTCCGCGAGTACGACTACGGCGATGACATCCGCACGATCGACTGGAACGTCACCGCCCGCACCGGGACGCCCCACGTCAAGATCTTCGAGGAGGAGCGCGAACTCACGGTGATGCTGCTCGTTGACGTGAGTGCGTCCGGAGATTTCGGTACCCGCGAGCGCATGAAGGGAGACCTCGCCGTCGAAGTGTGCTCCCTCCTCGCCTTCAGCGCGATCAAGAACAACGACAAGGTCGGACTCATCATCTTCAGCGACCGCGTCGAGAAGTTCGTCCCGCCCCGGAAGGGCCGGCGGCACGTCCTGCGCGTGCTGCGCGAGATGCTCTATCACGAGCCCCAGGGCCGCGCGACCGATCTCGGCGCCGCGCTCGAATACCTGTCGCGCATCATCCGGCGGCGGGCCGTGGTCTTCGTCGTCTCGGACTTCGTCTCGAAACCCTTCGAGAAGGCGCTCGGCGTGGCGGGCCGGCGGCACGACGTCGTCGCCCTCCGCGTGAGGGACCGGCGTGAATCGGAACTGCCGCCGATCGGACTCGTCGAACTCGAGGACGCGGAGACGGGAGAACGGCTCGTCGTCGACACCTCGAACCGGGCCTTCCGCGCGGCGTTCGCGAACCGCGGGGAGGAGGCGCGGGCGGGACAGGACCGGACCTTCCGGCGCAGCAAGGTCGATGTCGTGGACCTCAGTCCGGGGCGCCCGTACCTGCGGCCGCTGATGCGCTTCTTCGAGGAACGGGGACGGCGCGTATGA
- a CDS encoding AAA family ATPase, whose product MSHDIEAIQEKIREQSAFVERLVDEVGRVIVGQRTMVERLLIGLLADGHVLMEGVPGLAKTLTVRTLAQAIDTGFQRIQFTPDLLPADLIGTLIFDPKRSEFQTRKGPIFSNIILADEINRSPAKVQSALLEAMQERTVTIGDETFPLDDPFLVLATQNPIEQEGTYPLPEAQVDRFMLKLSIGYPDKEEELEIMRRMGVGSAPEPQTVVTPDEILRARGAVDLIYMDRQVERYIVELVFASRAPADHGLDDLADLIAYGASPRASICLARTARAHAFLRHRGYVTPEDVRSVALDVLRHRVLVTYEAEAEEVTSEDVVNRILDSVEVP is encoded by the coding sequence GTGAGTCACGACATCGAAGCGATACAGGAGAAGATCCGGGAGCAGAGCGCCTTCGTGGAGCGGCTGGTCGACGAGGTGGGACGCGTGATCGTGGGGCAGCGAACCATGGTCGAGCGGCTCCTCATCGGCCTGCTCGCCGACGGTCACGTGCTCATGGAAGGTGTGCCGGGACTGGCGAAGACCCTCACCGTGCGGACGCTCGCGCAGGCGATCGACACCGGCTTCCAGAGGATCCAGTTCACGCCGGACCTCCTCCCCGCCGACCTCATCGGAACGCTGATCTTCGACCCCAAGCGGAGCGAGTTCCAGACCCGGAAGGGTCCGATCTTCTCCAACATCATCCTCGCCGACGAGATCAACCGGTCCCCCGCCAAGGTCCAGTCCGCGCTGCTGGAGGCGATGCAGGAACGGACGGTCACGATCGGAGACGAGACCTTCCCCCTCGACGACCCGTTCCTCGTCCTCGCGACGCAGAACCCGATCGAGCAGGAGGGGACGTACCCGCTCCCCGAGGCGCAGGTGGACCGCTTCATGCTCAAGCTCTCCATCGGGTACCCCGACAAGGAGGAAGAGCTGGAGATCATGCGGCGCATGGGCGTCGGGTCCGCACCCGAGCCGCAGACGGTCGTCACGCCGGACGAGATCCTTCGGGCCCGCGGCGCCGTCGACCTCATCTACATGGACCGGCAGGTCGAACGGTACATCGTGGAACTGGTCTTCGCCTCGCGCGCGCCGGCCGACCACGGACTCGACGACCTCGCCGACCTCATCGCCTACGGCGCGTCGCCCAGGGCCAGCATCTGCCTGGCGCGCACGGCGCGGGCGCACGCCTTCCTGCGGCACCGGGGCTACGTGACGCCGGAGGATGTGCGTTCCGTGGCCCTCGACGTCCTGCGGCACCGCGTGCTCGTCACCTACGAGGCCGAGGCAGAGGAAGTCACGAGCGAAGACGTGGTGAACCGGATCCTCGACAGCGTCGAGGTCCCCTAG